CTCCCCAGTTATAGCTAAAGTTCTCGTCAGCTCCATCTTTGTTCCCTTCACCGTTTGCTTCGTTGTGTTTTTGGTTGTACGAAACCAGGTCCCTCATCGTAAAACCATCATGGCAAGTTATGAAGTTTATGCTTGCGTGCGGTTTCCTGTTGTAGTACAGATCCGGACTACCCGCTATCCGGAGCATCAACTCCTGGATGACGCCGTTGTCGCCCCGTATAAATCTCCTAACGCAATCCCTGTATTTGCCGTTCCACTCGGCCCATCCTTCGGGAAATTGTCCAAGATGATATCCACCTGCCGCGTCCCATCCTTCAGCTATGAGTTTCAGTTTTCCGACGATCGGGTCTTCTGCGATATCTTTCAACAGCGACAAATCCCCTATCCATCGTCCGTCGGGCGTGCGACCGAGCACGGAGGCAAGATCAAACCGGAAACCGTCAACGTGCATCTCGGTTGCCCAGTAACGCAGACTATCTATTATCATTTCCTTCACGACCGGATGGTTGCAGTTGAGCGTGTTACCACAACCAGAGTAGTTCAAGTAATACCTTTTGTTCGTTGGATTTAGCATGTAGTAGATTTCGTTATCTATACCTCTAAAGCACAGCGTGGGCCCCTTTTCGCTACCCTCGCCTGTGTGGTTGTACACAACATCGAGGATGACCTCGAAACCGTGTCTGTGAAGTTCCTTGACGAAATCCTTGAACAAAAACACCTGTTCCCCGAGCTTCAAACCAACTGAATAGTTGCCAGTCACCGCGAAAAAGTTCAATGGATTGTATCCCCAAACGTCTTTGAGCCTTTCACCGGTGAAGGGATTAACATTCGGATTGGAGTTCAGATTGAACTCGAATATGGGCATCAATTCTATTGTCGTAACTCCAAGTTCTTTCAAGTGGTCGAGCTTTTCTATTATCCCAAGAAAGGTACCGGGGAACTTTACCTTAGACGTTGGACTTATCGTAAACAAGCGTACGTGCATCTCGTAAATGATCGTCTCGTTCCAGGGAATGTGCAGTTGTCTATCGTCGCCCCAATCGTACTTCGAGTCGTCTATCACTATGGACTTTATCATACTCGTAGCTGAATCGAGTGTTGAAAATGATAGATCTTGCATCGGGGAATTGGGGTCATAACCGTAAACCGCGGGATCGTCCCAGTCGAAAAACGTGGTTATGGCCTTCGCGTACGGATCGATCAACAATTTATTTTTGTTGAACCTCTTGCCGTTTATCGGATCGTACGGACCGTCTATACGCCATCCGTAGTACTGTCCATGACCAACACCGTAAACATAGATGTGCCATATATCACCGGTTTTGTTCTTGACCGGATCAAGAACGAATCTGTGTGACGGTGTTACATCGTAGTAATTTTGGTACAGTTCAAGGACAACACTGGTTGCGTTCCGTGAGAATATTGCAAAGTTCGTCCCCGTTTCATCCGGTGTTGCCCCAAGCCTCGGATACCCACGCTTCGTTCTGAGCTTGACCTCCGGACCAGGATTCTTGTATTGGGCTGGGTAATCGGGCATATCAACCACCCCGCTTAAGTTTCAGCGATCCTTGTCACTAAAATCTTTATTTTTTCTTTGTACTCGCTTGAGATCTTCAGTTCCTCGAGTAGCTTGAGTCCCTCACTAACCAACGACTCTATCTTCTTTCGAACCACATCCAGCGCCCCAGAATTTCGTATGTATTCCGCAATTCTTTCGATCTCCTCTGGAAGCTTGTCCTTCCGGTTAATCAGCCCGATGATTTCCTCGCGGGCTTCTGGTAGCAATTTGAGAGCCGTTTGCAAGAGTGCGGTAAACTTTCCCTCCTGAATATCGTTTGTAGACTTCCTCTCACCACCGAAAACACCGTAGATATCGTCCCTGTACTGGAATGCTATTCCAACCTTCTCGCCAAATTTGATGATCCTTGATTCCTCTTCAGAATCGTTACCACCCGTCAAGAGGTATCCGAAGACCAGAGGATAGGAGAAAGTATAGTAGGCTGTTTTCAAACAAGATATCTCGGTGGGAACTTCGCTGTCCACGGCTCCCTCGTCAATGCGCCCAGAGTAGATGATATCGAGCAACTGTCCAAAGCCAGTCAACACATAGCATTTTGAGAAAGCGTCGATCAACCTTCTCAAAGTCAAATAGTCAACACTCAGCAGAGCAAAGTAGCGTATGCAGTGAAAAGACAGTATGTCTCCTATCACGATTGCGACATCCTTCCCAAGCTTTTCGTCCCTTAATGCATTCCCTATAGTCACGTGTACCGTGGGTTTTCCACGTCTGAAGTTTGAATCGTCTATAACATCGTCGTGTATGAGCAGAAAATTGTGCATAATCTCCACAACTGCAGCCAACGTCAGTGCATCCTCAAAATTGCGTCCTCCGTAACCAAGGT
This region of Fervidobacterium thailandense genomic DNA includes:
- the glgX gene encoding glycogen debranching protein GlgX; amino-acid sequence: MPDYPAQYKNPGPEVKLRTKRGYPRLGATPDETGTNFAIFSRNATSVVLELYQNYYDVTPSHRFVLDPVKNKTGDIWHIYVYGVGHGQYYGWRIDGPYDPINGKRFNKNKLLIDPYAKAITTFFDWDDPAVYGYDPNSPMQDLSFSTLDSATSMIKSIVIDDSKYDWGDDRQLHIPWNETIIYEMHVRLFTISPTSKVKFPGTFLGIIEKLDHLKELGVTTIELMPIFEFNLNSNPNVNPFTGERLKDVWGYNPLNFFAVTGNYSVGLKLGEQVFLFKDFVKELHRHGFEVILDVVYNHTGEGSEKGPTLCFRGIDNEIYYMLNPTNKRYYLNYSGCGNTLNCNHPVVKEMIIDSLRYWATEMHVDGFRFDLASVLGRTPDGRWIGDLSLLKDIAEDPIVGKLKLIAEGWDAAGGYHLGQFPEGWAEWNGKYRDCVRRFIRGDNGVIQELMLRIAGSPDLYYNRKPHASINFITCHDGFTMRDLVSYNQKHNEANGEGNKDGADENFSYNWGVEGDTDDPEIIRIRKQQVKNFFAILMVSHGTPMILMGDEMFRTQYGNNNAYCQDNETTWLDWTLKEKHRDIFDFVKKMIHFRKSHPALKRECFYQRYDKFGNLITDITWHGVNPFEPDLSYFSHSIAFMISGFDPVKGETIDDDIYVILNQWKEPLNFVLPPIHGKRWYRVVDTSKPYPSDFLDTPEPVAGHYLAQPHSTVILITK
- a CDS encoding polyprenyl synthetase family protein; the protein is MIESNESFASLLERRIEKIVQELIIQVPEQLKTYIEVSKEFVMNSGKRLRPTLLLYSYLGYGGRNFEDALTLAAVVEIMHNFLLIHDDVIDDSNFRRGKPTVHVTIGNALRDEKLGKDVAIVIGDILSFHCIRYFALLSVDYLTLRRLIDAFSKCYVLTGFGQLLDIIYSGRIDEGAVDSEVPTEISCLKTAYYTFSYPLVFGYLLTGGNDSEEESRIIKFGEKVGIAFQYRDDIYGVFGGERKSTNDIQEGKFTALLQTALKLLPEAREEIIGLINRKDKLPEEIERIAEYIRNSGALDVVRKKIESLVSEGLKLLEELKISSEYKEKIKILVTRIAET